One Hippoglossus stenolepis isolate QCI-W04-F060 chromosome 6, HSTE1.2, whole genome shotgun sequence genomic window, TTCAGGTAAACATGAATCTTATTCCAAAGACAAACATGCCAGCACATAGACCTAGCTCCCACCATTGGATTATGTTACCTCCATTGTTCAGGACAGAGGGGCATGTCCTCTTTACCATGTGTGTGCCAATAGAGGAATAACTGTGCCACAGGAACCTACCCTCTGCCATCACTGAATTGTGACGAACCAGTAGTTCCATTCTTTGTCATGTCCGGGTGAACCAATGTCCTAAAACTGGTAGAGATCAAAGAAGGTGATCAGACTGGTGGCAACAGAGGGTCATAACAATTATATTCAGTTCTTTGGTTTATGACAAGCACTACATTAAGTTGGTGAATGATAAACATTAAACCTGCTAAACATCCGCATGCCATTTAACTCAAAGCACAGCTGTGACTAGCAGAGCTTAGAATGTGACTACATAGTCAGTCTTGTAAATCTCTCATTATTCCACAGTATCAACACTGTTATGTTGAGTTAGAGCATCAGAAAAAACGTTATCAACACATTAAGTAGCAAAATTACAAATCCTCAATGAACCTCATGAAGTgcattatatttctttacaaaTTTCACATCATCACTTGATTGGACATCCTCACAGTCAAGAGGAAACAGTcgtcttgtgttttatttccaaagCACTAATAACTTTATCACCTTAGATATCCCTTCGCTCACACTAATGTTGGCAGAACTGGGTTCAggttttaagacatttttaaaggaaCGAGTAATTGTCCTtgttatgtttcttttattgatgaactctttgtttatttgctggTTGGGAATGTCTCTTGTCCTCGGGTCTCTCTTGAAAAAGAGACGGAAATCTTCATGAGACTGCTGAATTAAACAAATCAGGAGCActtattgtattgtatgtatgCTTGTTGCGGTCCAACACTTGATTCACGTGGAGATCACATTGGTTTAAACATCCCTGTTTGGCTCGTTTAGTTTAGAGTTTGTGTGACTGACTTACAACAGGCTGATGAAATCTACTGCTCCCCAGAAGAGGTCGACCAGTAAAGAGAGTCCCCATGGTGACTGGGACCTGCTGTCCAGGACCTGgcctgagagagggagagtttgTTATTATGTGAAACCAAGCACACGACCCTCCTCAGTTTACACATCAACCTATTGTACTCTCTAGCTAGCTTCCAATAGACACAGGCTACCAGCTAATCTGGGCTCAAAAGTGAGACAGACAGCACAACATACATTAAGTTAACACAACTTAACGTTCAACACAGCACAGCGAAAAAACTCAAGCACCTGACAGTA contains:
- the selenok gene encoding selenoprotein K, which codes for MVYVSNGQVLDSRSQSPWGLSLLVDLFWGAVDFISLFFRTLVHPDMTKNGTTGSSQFSDGRGPPGPPGGRRKMGRINHGTGPSAPPMGGGGUGR